The following are from one region of the Alkalimarinus sediminis genome:
- a CDS encoding alpha/beta fold hydrolase has translation MQRIYTPIFVLFFLAFGISGCSSMGAAMKASPSFANSIGFAEIPFEDLTDRYTNEYSKWVEVNGLKIHYQEVGEGPTIVLVHGIMSSLQTWDDWVLELSKSYRVISLDVPGFGLTGAPESIDDFNEEYLLNTFAKFIDVIELDNFSIAGNSLGGYIAAQYASNYPNRVDHLILLDPVAYPQEVPWIIGFATAPVISSIGGVFQPPLLITMNVEQVYGDHQRIQRRHMDRYVHMAQRSGAKAAYIKVMEILDERSSQETPLPFAQIKAPTLLMWGEADPWVPVELSQRWKEDIKDSQLVIYPGVGHMPMEEIPGKTVMDAIAFLNGEKIVQPEPEPKGKAFSEAGAMERPMEGVSN, from the coding sequence GTGCAACGAATTTATACCCCTATTTTTGTTTTATTCTTTTTAGCCTTTGGTATTAGTGGCTGTTCTAGTATGGGCGCAGCCATGAAGGCTAGCCCTTCATTTGCTAACTCAATCGGCTTTGCAGAAATCCCATTTGAGGATCTTACTGATCGTTACACCAACGAATACTCCAAATGGGTAGAGGTAAACGGACTAAAGATACACTACCAAGAAGTTGGCGAAGGTCCGACTATCGTTTTGGTTCATGGCATAATGTCATCACTACAAACCTGGGATGACTGGGTTTTAGAGCTAAGTAAATCTTATAGGGTTATCAGTCTCGATGTGCCTGGTTTTGGCTTAACCGGCGCTCCTGAGTCGATTGACGACTTTAATGAAGAGTACTTACTCAACACCTTTGCTAAATTTATTGACGTTATAGAACTCGATAACTTCTCTATTGCAGGCAACTCATTGGGTGGTTATATAGCCGCCCAATATGCTTCAAACTACCCAAATAGAGTTGACCATCTTATTTTGTTGGACCCAGTCGCTTACCCACAAGAAGTACCATGGATTATCGGCTTTGCCACTGCACCAGTCATCTCGAGCATTGGTGGCGTATTTCAACCCCCTTTATTGATTACCATGAACGTTGAGCAAGTTTACGGAGACCATCAGCGTATCCAAAGAAGACACATGGATCGATATGTTCATATGGCGCAACGGTCTGGCGCGAAGGCAGCATATATTAAAGTAATGGAAATATTAGATGAAAGAAGCTCTCAAGAGACACCGCTGCCCTTTGCTCAAATTAAAGCTCCCACTCTTTTAATGTGGGGTGAAGCGGACCCTTGGGTGCCGGTGGAGCTATCTCAGCGTTGGAAAGAGGATATTAAAGACAGCCAGTTAGTGATCTATCCGGGTGTAGGTCATATGCCAATGGAAGAGATTCCAGGAAAGACCGTAATGGACGCAATAGCATTTTTGAACGGTGAAAAGATAGTTCAGCCTGAACCAGAACCTAAAGGGAAAGCATTTAGTGAAGCAGGAGCTATGGAGCGCCCAATGGAAGGAGTATCTAACTAA